From a single Labrenzia sp. PHM005 genomic region:
- a CDS encoding multicopper oxidase family protein — protein sequence MVGVSRRELLIGSAATGSAFAVGGLAARAANAANHELVMSAYDHSFLPGTVTQNMMSFLPDGPPPVLRMKRGEKTAIDVKNHLDEASVVHWHGLRIANAMDGVPYLTQHPIEAGQSYRYEFTPPDAGTFWYHPHCNTLEQMARGLTGVLIVDEDEDPGFDLDLPLNIRDFRLGGDGQFIELFKARNAARGGTYGTVSTVNWDVNPVYEVPAGGLVRLRLAITDVTRVGTFGVEDAEAQVIALDSNPLPHSMPADTILLSPGQRADVAVRVPDDEGQEVTLLLRRPNGDKSLARFRAIGPSARRSLTELKPLPVNPVPMPDLANAEVIDFVFGWSPEGDAPQASICGSLGYTFWSINREAWPGDVPGPLDPLARMKLGKSYILRLRNESPNDHPIHLHGVSFKLLRSNKRRLPPLVTDTALLLEEETLEVALVADNPGDWAFHCHVIEHQKTGLAGFLRIES from the coding sequence ATGGTGGGAGTGTCCCGGCGCGAGCTGCTGATCGGATCAGCGGCAACAGGATCGGCATTTGCCGTTGGCGGCCTTGCAGCCCGTGCAGCCAATGCAGCAAATCATGAATTGGTCATGTCGGCATATGATCACAGCTTCCTGCCCGGCACCGTTACACAGAATATGATGAGTTTTTTGCCCGATGGTCCGCCGCCGGTTTTGCGGATGAAACGCGGAGAAAAAACCGCCATCGATGTCAAAAATCATTTGGACGAGGCAAGCGTGGTTCATTGGCATGGCCTCAGGATCGCCAATGCCATGGATGGCGTGCCTTATCTCACTCAGCATCCAATCGAGGCGGGCCAATCCTACCGCTATGAATTCACCCCTCCCGATGCCGGCACCTTCTGGTACCACCCCCACTGCAATACACTGGAGCAAATGGCGCGCGGCCTGACTGGGGTCTTGATTGTCGATGAAGACGAAGACCCGGGATTCGATCTAGATTTGCCTCTGAACATCCGGGATTTCCGCCTGGGTGGCGATGGCCAGTTCATCGAACTGTTTAAAGCGCGCAATGCCGCCCGTGGCGGCACTTACGGAACAGTTTCGACGGTCAACTGGGACGTAAATCCGGTCTATGAAGTTCCGGCAGGAGGACTTGTGCGGTTGCGTTTGGCGATTACCGACGTCACCCGGGTCGGCACTTTTGGTGTCGAGGATGCAGAAGCGCAAGTCATCGCGCTCGATTCCAATCCGCTACCTCATTCGATGCCCGCCGACACTATCCTCTTGTCACCGGGCCAACGCGCCGATGTCGCGGTGCGTGTACCTGATGACGAGGGGCAAGAAGTAACGCTTTTGCTGCGGCGTCCGAATGGCGACAAATCGCTGGCACGGTTCCGGGCAATCGGACCAAGTGCCCGGCGCAGCTTGACGGAATTGAAACCCCTGCCGGTCAATCCGGTTCCCATGCCTGATCTTGCCAATGCGGAGGTGATTGATTTTGTCTTTGGCTGGTCACCGGAAGGCGATGCACCGCAAGCCAGCATTTGTGGGTCTCTCGGTTATACCTTCTGGTCGATCAACCGGGAGGCTTGGCCAGGCGATGTGCCCGGACCCTTGGATCCACTGGCTCGAATGAAGCTCGGCAAATCCTATATCCTGCGGCTACGCAATGAATCGCCGAACGACCATCCGATCCATTTGCACGGGGTCTCGTTTAAACTGCTTAGATCCAACAAACGCAGACTGCCGCCACTCGTCACCGACACGGCCCTCTTATTGGAAGAAGAAACTCTGGAAGTGGCTCTGGTGGCCGACAATCCGGGGGATTGGGCGTTCCATTGCCATGTCATTGAGCACCAGAAAACTGGTCTTGCCGGGTTTCTTCGAATTGAGAGCTGA
- a CDS encoding helix-turn-helix domain-containing protein, with translation MSGIVLIVSIMVVCGGLGGFGAWLLSPGFENEGNDIRYKGFGYIVVGIIAAVAVPLFLSMAESNLIDTSGGFANLRDGFVFAGFCLVAGFSSRAFLSSISEKVLNELKEKTREAEQIAEDSSEEVEELRRVIAEEATPVAPDANIQGEVLNTIVSDLNDDQKKVLQATGGLTMRTATGIARSAEMPRTEAAKVVDDLISKGLAERTTSPKTGNLRFKVTSKGVSVLNALPSSKL, from the coding sequence ATGTCCGGTATCGTCTTGATCGTTTCAATTATGGTTGTCTGCGGCGGATTAGGGGGATTTGGAGCCTGGCTCTTGTCTCCTGGCTTTGAAAACGAAGGGAACGACATCCGTTACAAAGGCTTCGGCTATATCGTCGTCGGGATCATTGCAGCCGTGGCCGTGCCGTTGTTCCTGTCAATGGCAGAATCCAATCTGATCGATACGTCTGGCGGGTTTGCCAATCTCCGTGATGGCTTCGTGTTTGCCGGGTTTTGCCTTGTCGCTGGTTTTTCCTCGCGGGCCTTCCTCAGCTCCATCTCGGAAAAAGTTCTGAATGAACTGAAGGAGAAAACGCGGGAAGCCGAACAGATCGCCGAAGACAGCAGTGAAGAAGTTGAAGAGCTGCGCCGGGTCATTGCCGAAGAAGCAACCCCAGTCGCTCCGGACGCAAATATTCAAGGTGAGGTGCTGAACACGATTGTATCGGACCTCAACGATGACCAGAAGAAAGTTCTGCAGGCCACCGGCGGCCTGACGATGCGGACCGCGACTGGGATCGCCAGAAGTGCAGAAATGCCGCGCACCGAAGCTGCCAAAGTGGTGGACGATCTGATTTCCAAGGGTCTGGCGGAAAGAACCACATCTCCAAAAACCGGAAACCTGCGTTTCAAGGTGACGTCCAAAGGCGTTTCTGTCTTAAACGCCTTGCCCTCCTCCAAATTATGA
- the ggt gene encoding gamma-glutamyltransferase has product MKRDFQAPGRSPVFAREAAVATSHPLATSAAIEVLQDGGNAVDAAIAAVAVQCVVEPHMTGIGGDCFAIVTEPDGRLTGFNGSGAAPRAATPEKLAELGVSEITDTSPHAVTVPGAVRAWETLLKAHGTQDFKTLLKRAVNYARDGFPVAPRVAADWANNIDKLNEDPVSAARYLINGSSPETGAVLKFPHLAETLEAIGAEGADAIYSGPIAEDIVAAVTAKGGVMTTDDLAACHTTAVSPVVRDYKGHTIAELPPNGQGVIALIILGILERFGLENLDPFGAERFHLEMEAARIAYAVRDKFVTDPGYMNVCHTRLIGEDYIDQLAQMISVDKRLDTIPDASLAPQTDTVYLSIVDKDGLAVSFINSLFSDFGSGIVAPESGVLLHCRGRSFKAQAGFANSIDGGKRPMHTIIPAMALKNGAPWLSFGVMGGHYQACGHAHLLTNIIDYGMDVQAAIDFPRMFFDLETHALQAERLVPPATVEGLKKLGHSVVAAPGAIGGSQAIMIDKARHVLTAGSDPRKDGHAAGY; this is encoded by the coding sequence GTGAAGCGAGACTTTCAAGCGCCAGGCAGATCACCGGTATTTGCACGAGAAGCTGCCGTGGCAACCTCGCACCCCCTTGCGACCAGCGCGGCAATAGAAGTTCTTCAGGACGGCGGCAATGCGGTTGATGCAGCAATCGCAGCGGTTGCCGTCCAATGTGTTGTTGAACCGCATATGACCGGAATTGGCGGCGATTGTTTCGCCATCGTGACAGAACCCGACGGCCGGCTCACGGGTTTCAATGGGTCGGGCGCAGCCCCCCGTGCCGCAACACCGGAAAAACTCGCGGAACTCGGTGTTTCTGAAATCACGGACACCTCCCCGCATGCGGTAACCGTCCCTGGCGCTGTCAGAGCTTGGGAAACCTTGCTGAAAGCGCATGGCACGCAAGACTTCAAGACCTTGCTGAAACGCGCGGTTAATTATGCTCGGGACGGTTTTCCAGTCGCACCGCGTGTCGCGGCTGACTGGGCCAATAACATTGACAAGCTCAATGAAGATCCAGTGTCTGCAGCCAGATATTTAATCAACGGGTCATCTCCTGAAACCGGTGCAGTCCTCAAGTTTCCGCATCTTGCAGAAACGCTGGAAGCGATCGGAGCAGAAGGTGCGGATGCAATTTATTCCGGACCGATTGCAGAAGATATCGTTGCCGCTGTCACCGCCAAGGGCGGGGTAATGACCACGGACGATCTGGCGGCCTGCCACACGACAGCAGTTTCACCGGTAGTCCGCGACTACAAGGGCCATACGATTGCTGAATTGCCACCAAATGGGCAAGGCGTAATCGCCCTCATCATACTCGGTATTCTTGAGCGTTTCGGTCTTGAAAACCTTGATCCCTTCGGGGCCGAACGCTTCCACCTGGAAATGGAAGCTGCCCGCATCGCTTACGCTGTGCGCGACAAGTTCGTGACCGATCCGGGGTATATGAACGTCTGCCATACGCGCCTGATCGGCGAAGATTACATTGACCAGCTGGCGCAGATGATCTCGGTCGACAAACGTTTGGACACCATCCCGGATGCCAGCCTCGCGCCACAGACCGATACGGTCTATCTCAGCATTGTCGACAAGGACGGACTGGCGGTCTCCTTCATCAACTCGCTCTTCAGTGATTTCGGCAGCGGCATCGTGGCGCCGGAAAGCGGTGTCCTGCTGCATTGCCGCGGGCGGTCCTTTAAGGCGCAAGCCGGATTTGCCAATTCGATCGATGGCGGCAAACGGCCGATGCACACGATCATTCCGGCGATGGCCTTGAAAAACGGTGCGCCGTGGCTCTCGTTCGGCGTCATGGGTGGTCACTATCAAGCCTGCGGTCATGCGCATCTTCTCACCAACATTATTGATTATGGCATGGATGTGCAGGCGGCTATCGATTTCCCGCGCATGTTCTTCGATTTAGAAACCCACGCCTTGCAGGCCGAACGGCTTGTGCCTCCCGCAACCGTCGAGGGCCTCAAAAAACTGGGCCATTCCGTGGTCGCAGCTCCGGGAGCCATCGGTGGCAGCCAGGCGATCATGATCGATAAGGCCCGTCACGTGTTGACGGCTGGATCGGATCCACGCAAGGACGGCCACGCGGCGGGCTACTAA
- a CDS encoding heme-binding protein — translation MRKLTLSTAETIISAAQEKAKELNLKPLTVVVLDAGGHAIALKRQDGSSIMRPQIATGKAVGALAVGTGTRWLNANAETRPHFVNALNGASGGAIIPVPGGVLVKNDEGETLGAVGITGDTSENDEACAVAGIEAVKLVADCG, via the coding sequence ATGCGCAAACTCACACTTTCAACCGCAGAGACCATCATTTCTGCCGCACAAGAAAAAGCGAAAGAGCTCAATCTCAAGCCGTTGACCGTTGTGGTTCTGGATGCCGGCGGCCATGCCATCGCACTGAAACGCCAGGATGGTTCTTCCATCATGCGTCCTCAAATCGCCACTGGCAAAGCCGTTGGTGCCTTGGCCGTTGGCACCGGCACTCGCTGGCTCAACGCCAATGCGGAAACGCGCCCGCACTTCGTCAACGCTTTGAACGGCGCGTCCGGTGGTGCGATCATTCCAGTTCCCGGTGGCGTTCTGGTGAAAAACGATGAAGGTGAAACACTCGGCGCGGTCGGTATCACCGGCGACACTTCAGAAAACGACGAGGCTTGCGCCGTTGCTGGCATTGAAGCTGTAAAACTGGTCGCCGACTGCGGCTAA